Proteins encoded in a region of the Corynebacterium genitalium ATCC 33030 genome:
- a CDS encoding PPK2 family polyphosphate kinase encodes MAKVTIEEAESLRVGPDFEIASVDPASTPGLSDGNVDGAYSDFDEEIAELQECLYANGRAGNENAGSVLLVLQGMDTSGKGGIVRNVVGDVMDPQGVHIKAFGKPTEEERKHDFLWRIRPHLPEPGVVSVFDRSHYEDVLVQRVKNMAPPEEIERRYEAIVDFENEAAANGTKIIKVMPHISKDFQKENLRKRLEREDKHWKYNPGDIDDRRLWDEYQKAYEIAMTRTSTDVAPWYCIPSDDKDYCRTVVKTLLARALRELDLSWPEPDFDVETELTRLEES; translated from the coding sequence ATGGCCAAAGTAACGATTGAGGAGGCAGAGTCCCTCCGCGTTGGGCCTGACTTCGAGATTGCCTCCGTCGATCCGGCATCCACGCCGGGGCTTTCCGACGGCAATGTCGACGGCGCCTACTCCGACTTCGACGAAGAAATCGCCGAACTGCAGGAGTGCCTCTACGCCAACGGCCGCGCCGGCAACGAGAACGCCGGCTCGGTCTTGCTCGTCCTCCAGGGCATGGACACGTCCGGTAAGGGCGGCATTGTCCGCAACGTCGTCGGCGACGTGATGGACCCGCAGGGTGTGCACATCAAGGCCTTCGGTAAGCCGACGGAAGAAGAGCGCAAGCACGATTTCTTGTGGCGCATCCGCCCACACCTGCCGGAGCCGGGCGTGGTGTCTGTCTTCGATCGTTCCCACTACGAAGACGTCTTGGTTCAGCGCGTGAAGAACATGGCCCCGCCGGAGGAGATCGAACGGCGCTACGAGGCAATCGTCGACTTTGAGAACGAAGCCGCTGCGAACGGCACCAAGATCATCAAGGTCATGCCGCACATCTCCAAGGACTTCCAGAAGGAGAACCTGCGCAAGCGTCTCGAGCGCGAGGACAAGCACTGGAAGTACAACCCCGGCGACATCGACGACCGTCGGCTGTGGGACGAGTACCAGAAGGCCTACGAGATCGCGATGACGCGTACCTCCACCGACGTTGCCCCGTGGTACTGCATCCCGTCCGACGACAAAGATTACTGCCGCACCGTGGTCAAAACTCTGCTGGCACGCGCATTGCGCGAGCTCGACTTGTCCTGGCCGGAACCGGACTTCGATGTCGAGACCGAACTGACGCGCCTCGAAGAGTCTTAA